One Etheostoma spectabile isolate EspeVRDwgs_2016 chromosome 12, UIUC_Espe_1.0, whole genome shotgun sequence genomic window carries:
- the LOC116699262 gene encoding uncharacterized protein LOC116699262 (The sequence of the model RefSeq protein was modified relative to this genomic sequence to represent the inferred CDS: added 57 bases not found in genome assembly) has protein sequence MDSIWASSWTPSGRHHGLHLGVIMDSTLSFQQHIKNTTKTAFYHLQNISRLRQWLSNSVAETLIHSFITSRLDYCNGILFGLPSKSTDRLQYVQNSAARMLTHTKLGLHITPILKKLHWLPIKSRIKYKILLLTYKSLHGLAPQYLTDLLHPYTQSRSLRSSDKDLLAVPNSRLRTFGDRAFCVSAPSLWDKLPLAIRSASSIITFITQLKTYLFTEAYGI, from the coding sequence CTGGGCGTCATCATGGACTCCACCCTTTCCTTCCAACAGCACATCAAAAACACTACTAAAACTGCCTTTTACCATCTCcagaacatctccagactcCGACAGTGGCTTTCCAATTCTGTAGCTGAGACCCTCATCCACTCCTTCATCACCTCCCGACTTGACTACTGCAACGGTATCCTTTTTGGTTTGCCTAGCAAGTCTACTGACAGACTTCAGTATGTCCAGAACTCTGCGGCTAGGATGCTCACCCACACAAAACTTGGACTTCACATCACTCCCATCCTGAAGAAGCTCCACTGGCTGCCTATTAAGTCTCGGATCAAATATAAAATTCTCCTACTGACATACAAATCTCTCCATGGACTTGCACCTCAGTACCTAACAGATCTGCTCCACCCATACACTCAGTCACGGTCCCTGCGGTCCTCTGACAAGGACCTGCTTGCTGTCCCAAATTCCAGGCTCCGGACATTTGGTGACAGAGCCTTCTGTGTCAGTGCACCATCACTCTGGGACAAGCTTCCTCTTGCTATTCGCTCTGCCTCCTCTATTATAACCTTTATAACCCAGCTTAAAACATACCTCTTCACTGAGGCTTATGGAATTTAA